A single window of Colletes latitarsis isolate SP2378_abdomen chromosome 6, iyColLati1, whole genome shotgun sequence DNA harbors:
- the LOC143342803 gene encoding lipopolysaccharide-induced tumor necrosis factor-alpha factor homolog: MDKSQPPPPPGFMGPPPAYMGPPPSMPPSGNREPNVIIVGAQQWGPDSQNVTCPVCHAHISTTIETEANTKTHLFAILLCVLGLWCCAPCPYCIDSCMVKKHYCPSCKSYLGQSEN; encoded by the exons ATGGACAAAAGTCAGCCACCACCACCACCTGGTTTTATGGGACCACCACCTGCTTATATGGGACCACCACCTTCAATGCCACCCTCTGGGAACAGAGAGCCAA ATGTTATCATCGTGGGAGCCCAACAGTGGGGTCCAGACTCGCAAAATGTAACATGTCCCGTTTGTCatgcccacattagtacgacgaTAGAAACCGAAGCAAACACAAAAACACATCTTTTTGCAATACTTTTATGCGTTTTAGG ATTGTGGTGTTGCGCACCCTGCCCTTACTGTATAGACAGCTGTATGGTGAAGAAACACTATTGTCCTTCCTGTAAATCATACTTGGGACAATCGGAGAATTAA
- the Awd gene encoding nucleoside diphosphate kinase, which yields MVVCTVLTLFHLVCKFIMAENKERTFIMIKPDGVQRGLVGKIIQRFEDKGFKLVAMKMVWPTEDLLKQHYSDLAARPFFPGLVKYMSSGPVVPMVWEGLNSVKTGRVMLGETNPKDSAPGTIRGDFCLQVGRNIIHGSDSVDSAKKEIKLWFGEDKKEVVDWASWAEKWIYE from the exons ATGGTCGTTTGCACAGTATTAACTTTATTTCATTTAGTTTGCAAATTTATAATGGCAGAGAACAAGGAGCGTACGTTCATTATGATTAAGCCGGACGGTGTCCAGCGTGGACTCGTCGGAAAAATAATCCAACGTTTTGAGGATAAAGGTTTCAAGCTTGTGGCGATGAAGATGGTGTGG CCAACAGAGGATTTGTTGAAGCAGCATTATTCAGATTTGGCAGCTAGACCGTTCTTCCCAGGCTTGGTTAAATACATGAGTTCAGGACCAGTTGTACCTatg GTATGGGAAGGTTTGAATTCGGTGAAAACTGGGCGTGTAATGTTGGGTGAAACAAATCCAAAGGATTCTGCACCAGGAACTATTCGTGGAGATTTCTGTCTGCAAGTTGGACGCAACATTATCCATGGGTCTGACTCTGTTGACTCTGCCAAGAAGGAGATCAAATTATGGTTTGGGGAGGACAAGAAGGAGGTTGTTGACTGGGCATCTTGGGCAGAGAAATGGATATACGAATAG